One genomic region from Bacillus rossius redtenbacheri isolate Brsri chromosome 6, Brsri_v3, whole genome shotgun sequence encodes:
- the LOC134533349 gene encoding basic proline-rich protein-like yields the protein TSSATWPPLPPPRPPRPPPRPPPPPPRPPIPPPRPPLPPRPPPRPPIPPPRPPLPPRPPPRPPLPPLPPPRPPIPPPRPPLPPRPPPRPPIPPPRPPLPPRPPPRPPLPPLSPPRPPLPPPRPPLPPRPPPRPPRPPLPPPRPPRPPRPPLPPRPPPRPPRPPLPPPRPPLPPRPPPRPPIPPPRPPLPPRPPPRPPLPPLPPPRPPIPPPRPPLPPRPPPRPPIPPPRPPLPPRPPPRPPLPPLPPPRPPIPPPRPPLPPRPPPRPPIPPTRPPLPPRPPPRPPLPPPRPPLPPPRPPIPPPRPPLPPRPPPRPPIPPPRPPLPPRPPPRPPLPPLPPPRPPIPPPRPPLPPRPPPRPPLPPRPPPRPPLPPLPPLSPPRPPLPPPRPPIPPPRPPLPPRPPPRPPLPPRPPPRPPLPPRPPPRPPLPPLPPLSPPRPPLPPPRPPLPPRPPPRPPRPPLPPPRPPIPPPRPPLPPRPPPRSCDASEGIGEAVAAVIDHQRPGEVPVVSDA from the coding sequence ACTTCCTCGGCCACCTGGCCACCTCTgccacctcctcggccacctcggccacctcctcggccacctccgccacctcctcggccacctataccacctcctcggccacctctgccacctcggccacctcctcggccacctataccacctcctcggccacctctgccacctcggccacctcctcggccacctctgccacctctgccacctcctcggccacctataccacctcctcggccacctctgccacctcggccacctcctcggccacctataccacctcctcggccacctctgccacctcggccacctcctcggccacctcTGCCACCTCTGTCACCTCCTCGGCCACCTCTgccacctcctcggccacctctgccacctcggccacctcctcggccacctcggccacctctgccacctcctcggccacctcGGCCACCTCGGCCACCTCTGCCACCTCGgccacctcctcggccacctcggccacctctgccacctcctcggccacctctgccacctcggccacctcctcggccacctataccacctcctcggccacctctgccacctcggccacctcctcggccacctctgccacctctgccacctcctcggccacctataccacctcctcggccacctctgccacctcggccacctcctcggccacctataccacctcctcggccacctctgccacctcggccacctcctcggccacctctgccacctctgccacctcctcggccacctataccacctcctcggccacctctgccacctcggccacctcctcggccacctATACCACCTACTCGGCCACCTCTGCCACCTCGgccacctcctcggccacctctgccacctcctcggccacctctgccacctcctcggccacctataccacctcctcggccacctctgccacctcggccacctcctcggccacctataccacctcctcggccacctctgccacctcggccacctcctcggccacctctgccacctctgccacctcctcggccacctataccacctcctcggccacctctgccacctcggccacctcctcggccacctctgccacctcggccacctcctcggccacctcTGCCACCTCTGCCACCTCTGTCACCTCCTCGGCCACCTCTgccacctcctcggccacctataccacctcctcggccacctctgccacctcggccacctcctcggccacctctgccacctcggccacctcctcggccacctctgccacctcggccacctcctcggccacctcTGCCACCTCTGCCACCTCTGTCACCTCCTCGGCCACCTCTgccacctcctcggccacctctgccacctcggccacctcctcggccacctcggccacctctgccacctcctcggccacctataccacctcctcggccacctcTGCCACCTCGGCCACCTCCTCG